A region of Hoplias malabaricus isolate fHopMal1 chromosome 12, fHopMal1.hap1, whole genome shotgun sequence DNA encodes the following proteins:
- the chmp2ba gene encoding charged multivesicular body protein 2Ba — protein sequence MASLFKKKTADDIIKEQTKELRGTQRQITRDRAALEKQEKQMEMEIKKMAKTGNREACKILAKQLVQLRKQKNRTYAVSSKVTSMSTQTKVMNSQMKMAGAMSTTAKTMQAVNKKMDPKKTLQTMQDFQKENLKMEMTEDMINNTLDEIFDESADEEECQDIVNQMLDEIGIEISGKMVKAPSAGKGLPSASKTKTATISDEDIERQLKALGVD from the exons ATATCATCAAAGAGCAGACCAAAGAGCTGAGAGGCACCCAGAGACAAATCACCAGAGACCGAGCTGCTCTGGAGAAACAGGAGAAACAAATG GAAATGGAAATCAAGAAAATGGCTAAGACTGGAAACAGAGAGGCGTGTAAGATCCTGGCTAAACAGCTGGTGCAGCTGAGGAAACAGAAGAATCGGACATATGCTGTGAGCTCCAAGGTCACCTCCATGTCCACTCAGACCAAGGTCATGAACTCTCAGATGAAGATGGCTGGAGCAATGTCTACCACAGCTAAG ACCATGCAGGCTGTCAATAAAAAAATGGATCCAAAGAAGACATTACAGACAATGCAGGACTTCCAGaaagaaaatctgaaaatgGAGATGACTGAAGACATGA TCAACAACACTCTGGATGAAATATTTGATGAATCAGCCGATGAAGAGGAATGTCAGGACATTGTAAACCAGATGCTGGATGAGATTGGCATTGAAATCTCTGGAAAG ATGGTGAAAGCTCCTTCAGCTGGAAAGGGGCTCCCTAGTGCATCCAAGACCAAGACAGCCACCATTTCAGACGAAGATATTGAAAGGCAGCTGAAGGCTCTGGGAGTGGACTAA